The following coding sequences lie in one Pseudomonas syringae CC1557 genomic window:
- the cobJ gene encoding precorrin-3B C(17)-methyltransferase: MILDTPAIVILGNGSLATARRIQQLFPGAQIHGLAERVSGADCTYREFGATLRQLYQQNTPIIALCAAGIVIRTLAPLLLEKGAEPPVLAIAEDGSAVVPLLGGLGGVNVMARSIAVGLGVAPAITTSGELRFGTCLLNPPSGYVLDDLERGKRFVSDLLSGEPVRIEGEAPWLVRAQLPEDPQAERVIHVGCDVREPSNDELLIYPRSVLVAVAEITGELAARVRSALHDSGIAEQSLACLLASEEQMPNAQLHQAATELGIPVRFIAAGSASEMASRAVPQWLTCVSVGSEMAIAIAEQPLDALQVGRGRGRVAVIGLGPGAADLMVPAVKAELARANDVLGYETYVRMAGPFRADQVLHSTDNREEMLRARHAFELAAQGRSVVVVSSGDPGVFAMASAVLEALHESDNPHWHAVELEILPGVSASLATAAQAGAPLGHDFCVLSLSDNLKPWEIIEKRLELACQADLALAFYNPISRSRPWQLGRALEIVRQHRLPETPVTLGRDIGRPGQTLRVITLGELTPEQVDMRTMVLVGSSLTCTFPRHSGGNWVYTPRWYGEKPTA, from the coding sequence ATGATTCTCGACACCCCCGCCATCGTCATTCTCGGCAACGGCAGCCTCGCCACGGCGCGCCGCATACAGCAGCTGTTTCCCGGCGCGCAGATTCACGGTCTCGCCGAGCGGGTGAGCGGCGCAGACTGCACCTACCGTGAATTCGGCGCGACGCTGCGTCAGCTGTATCAACAGAACACGCCGATCATTGCCCTGTGTGCGGCGGGTATCGTGATCCGCACGCTGGCGCCGCTGCTGCTGGAAAAAGGCGCCGAGCCGCCAGTACTGGCTATTGCCGAGGACGGCAGTGCCGTGGTGCCACTACTGGGCGGTCTGGGCGGGGTCAATGTCATGGCGCGCAGCATTGCGGTCGGGCTTGGCGTTGCTCCCGCGATCACCACCAGCGGCGAATTACGCTTCGGCACGTGCCTGCTCAACCCGCCGAGCGGGTATGTACTGGACGATCTGGAGCGCGGCAAACGCTTCGTTTCCGATCTGCTTTCCGGAGAGCCTGTGCGCATTGAAGGCGAGGCCCCTTGGCTGGTCCGCGCGCAACTGCCCGAAGACCCGCAGGCCGAGCGGGTGATTCATGTCGGTTGTGACGTGCGTGAGCCTTCGAACGATGAATTACTGATCTACCCCCGCAGTGTGCTGGTTGCCGTCGCAGAAATAACCGGTGAACTGGCTGCGCGAGTGCGTTCGGCCTTGCACGACTCAGGCATCGCCGAACAATCGCTGGCGTGCCTGTTGGCCAGCGAAGAGCAGATGCCCAATGCACAACTGCATCAGGCGGCCACCGAACTGGGCATTCCTGTGCGCTTTATCGCGGCTGGGTCAGCCAGCGAAATGGCCTCACGCGCTGTGCCGCAGTGGCTGACCTGTGTCAGTGTCGGCAGCGAGATGGCGATTGCCATCGCCGAGCAGCCGCTGGATGCATTGCAGGTCGGCCGCGGCCGTGGGCGCGTTGCGGTAATTGGCCTGGGCCCTGGCGCAGCGGATCTGATGGTGCCTGCCGTGAAGGCCGAGCTGGCCCGCGCCAATGATGTGCTGGGTTACGAAACCTACGTGCGCATGGCCGGGCCGTTTCGGGCCGATCAGGTGCTGCACAGCACCGACAATCGCGAAGAAATGCTGCGCGCCCGGCATGCTTTCGAACTGGCTGCGCAAGGCCGCTCGGTGGTGGTCGTATCGTCCGGCGACCCTGGCGTATTTGCCATGGCCTCGGCGGTGCTGGAAGCGCTGCATGAGTCTGACAACCCGCACTGGCACGCGGTCGAGCTGGAAATCCTGCCCGGAGTCTCGGCCTCGCTGGCGACCGCCGCGCAGGCCGGTGCACCACTCGGCCATGACTTCTGCGTACTGTCGCTGTCCGACAACCTCAAGCCCTGGGAGATCATCGAGAAGCGTCTGGAGCTGGCCTGTCAGGCCGATCTGGCACTGGCCTTCTACAACCCGATTTCCCGCTCCCGACCCTGGCAACTGGGACGTGCGCTGGAGATAGTCCGTCAGCACCGCCTACCTGAAACCCCCGTGACGCTGGGGCGTGACATTGGCCGACCGGGCCAGACATTGCGCGTCATTACGCTGGGTGAACTGACACCGGAGCAGGTCGACATGCGCACCATGGTGTTGGTCGGCTCATCGCTGACCTGCACCTTTCCTCGTCACAGCGGCGGCAATTGGGTATACACCCCGCGCTGGTACGGCGAGAAGCCTACAGCCTGA
- the cobG gene encoding precorrin-3B synthase, which produces MNEQPAARTSSATLRPSACPGLLRIVPALDGGICRIKLAGGVITCEQALAVAEAAQTYAQGVIEATNRANLQIRGIGADHDGLIHSLMAAGLGPANPASDDVRNLMLSPTAGLDPHMLFDARPLAAQILEALENHPRFHELSPKFALSLDAGEALVMLEHPHDVWLSAMKLDGDVWLAFGLAGCPATDRPLAAVPLAAGRALVVALLELFLDLARPEHTRMRHLLAELSTDGLLSQLSTRLSCTLRVDPVVIGWQRPGVEGNRHIGVYPQAQPGLVAVGAVVPLGRLNASMLATVAHLAETHGDGTLRLTPWQSLLLPNVPVERASAVMAQLHATGLICSAEQPLAQIVACTGSAGCAKGLADTKADALQLAAVLAGSQAVHLSGCRRSCAAAHVAPMTLLAVSPGRYDLYLRDAAHSGFGVLRARDLTIEAVGAQLNADSRSSIA; this is translated from the coding sequence TTGAACGAGCAGCCAGCCGCTCGCACATCGTCTGCAACGCTACGCCCCTCGGCCTGTCCGGGGTTGCTGCGTATCGTCCCGGCGCTGGATGGCGGGATCTGCCGGATCAAACTGGCGGGTGGGGTGATTACCTGTGAGCAGGCACTTGCGGTTGCAGAGGCGGCGCAGACGTATGCGCAGGGTGTGATTGAAGCTACCAACCGCGCCAATCTGCAGATTCGCGGCATCGGTGCTGACCATGATGGATTGATCCATTCATTGATGGCGGCAGGACTCGGCCCGGCCAACCCAGCCAGTGATGACGTGCGCAACCTGATGCTCAGCCCGACCGCCGGGCTGGACCCGCACATGCTGTTCGATGCCCGGCCGCTGGCAGCACAGATTCTCGAGGCGCTGGAAAACCATCCGCGTTTTCACGAACTGTCGCCCAAGTTCGCGCTGTCGCTGGACGCGGGCGAAGCGCTGGTCATGCTGGAGCACCCGCATGACGTGTGGCTGTCCGCCATGAAACTGGACGGCGACGTGTGGCTGGCGTTCGGGCTGGCGGGTTGTCCCGCCACTGATCGGCCACTGGCCGCAGTGCCGCTGGCTGCCGGACGGGCGCTGGTTGTCGCGTTGCTGGAGCTGTTTCTCGATCTGGCCCGCCCGGAGCACACCCGGATGCGCCATCTGCTGGCCGAGTTATCCACAGACGGGCTACTCAGCCAGCTCTCGACCCGATTGAGCTGCACATTGCGGGTTGACCCGGTTGTTATCGGCTGGCAGCGTCCTGGGGTCGAAGGCAATCGCCATATCGGGGTTTATCCACAGGCGCAGCCCGGCCTGGTTGCGGTGGGCGCAGTCGTGCCGCTCGGGCGTTTGAATGCATCCATGCTCGCCACGGTGGCGCATCTGGCCGAGACGCATGGCGATGGCACCTTGCGTCTGACTCCGTGGCAAAGCCTGTTGTTGCCCAATGTGCCGGTCGAGCGTGCATCCGCTGTTATGGCGCAATTGCACGCTACGGGCCTGATCTGTTCCGCTGAACAGCCGCTGGCACAGATCGTGGCCTGTACCGGTTCTGCCGGTTGCGCCAAAGGGCTGGCCGATACCAAGGCCGATGCCTTGCAACTGGCGGCCGTGCTGGCGGGCAGCCAGGCGGTGCATCTAAGCGGTTGCAGGCGTTCCTGTGCCGCTGCTCATGTGGCGCCGATGACCTTGCTGGCTGTCTCGCCCGGCCGTTACGACCTTTATCTTCGCGACGCAGCGCATTCCGGTTTCGGGGTGCTGCGCGCGCGTGACCTTACTATTGAAGCAGTCGGTGCGCAGTTGAACGCCGACTCACGGAGCAGCATTGCATGA
- a CDS encoding precorrin-2 C(20)-methyltransferase, translating to MMQARGRLIGLGVGPGDPELITVKALRLLRESPVVAYFVARGKKGNAFGIIEAHLQDAQTLMPLVYPVTTEALPATLSYEKVISDFYDESSLQVAAHLDAGRDVAVICEGDPFFYGSYMYLHDRLAERYEAEVIPGVCSMLGGASVLGAPLVYRNQSLSVLSGVLSHDDLKRKLADADAAVIMKLGRNFHKVREVLIELGMAGRALYVERATMSNQKIVPLDQVDPMSSPYFSLIIVPGDRWQG from the coding sequence ATGATGCAGGCACGCGGTCGATTGATTGGCCTGGGCGTCGGCCCTGGCGACCCGGAGCTGATTACCGTCAAGGCCCTGCGCCTGCTGCGCGAGTCACCCGTGGTTGCCTACTTCGTCGCCAGGGGCAAGAAAGGCAACGCGTTCGGCATCATCGAAGCGCATTTGCAGGACGCTCAGACGCTGATGCCGCTGGTCTACCCGGTCACTACCGAGGCACTGCCAGCAACGCTGTCCTATGAAAAAGTCATCAGTGATTTCTACGATGAGTCCAGCCTTCAGGTGGCTGCACATCTGGATGCAGGGCGTGATGTGGCGGTGATCTGCGAGGGTGATCCGTTCTTCTACGGCTCCTACATGTACCTGCACGATCGCCTGGCCGAGCGTTACGAAGCCGAAGTGATTCCGGGAGTCTGTTCAATGCTCGGCGGAGCTTCGGTACTCGGTGCGCCGTTGGTGTATCGCAATCAGAGCCTGTCGGTGCTGTCCGGCGTGCTGTCCCACGACGACCTTAAACGCAAGCTGGCCGATGCCGATGCGGCGGTGATCATGAAACTGGGGCGCAATTTCCACAAGGTTCGCGAAGTGCTGATCGAACTGGGTATGGCCGGGCGTGCGCTGTATGTCGAGCGGGCGACCATGAGCAACCAGAAAATCGTGCCGCTGGATCAGGTCGACCCGATGTCGTCACCGTACTTTTCGCTGATCATCGTTCCCGGCGACAGGTGGCAAGGCTGA
- a CDS encoding precorrin-8X methylmutase, whose protein sequence is MIDYIRDGQEIYRNSFSIIRAEARLDTIPADLEKLAVRVIHACGMVEVIEDLRFSPGAGTAGRNALAAGAPILCDARMVSEGITRTRLPANNPIICTLHDEGVREMALELGNTRSAVALERWRPHLEGSVVVIGNAPTALFYLLEMLDAGAPKPALILGFPVGFVGAAESKAMLAADSRGVPFVIMQGRRGGSAMAVAAVNALATEIE, encoded by the coding sequence ATGATTGATTACATCCGCGATGGTCAGGAGATATATCGCAATTCCTTCTCGATCATTCGCGCTGAAGCGCGCCTGGACACGATCCCCGCCGACCTGGAAAAACTCGCCGTGCGCGTGATCCATGCCTGCGGGATGGTCGAAGTCATCGAAGACCTGCGCTTCTCGCCGGGTGCCGGTACCGCCGGGCGCAATGCCCTGGCAGCCGGTGCGCCGATCCTCTGCGACGCACGCATGGTCTCCGAAGGCATCACCCGTACCCGACTGCCCGCCAACAACCCGATCATCTGCACACTGCATGACGAAGGCGTGCGCGAAATGGCGCTGGAACTGGGCAACACCCGCTCTGCGGTGGCGCTGGAGCGCTGGCGTCCGCATCTTGAAGGCAGCGTGGTGGTCATCGGCAATGCGCCGACCGCGCTGTTCTATCTGCTGGAAATGCTTGATGCAGGGGCGCCAAAACCGGCACTGATCCTCGGTTTTCCGGTCGGTTTCGTGGGCGCTGCCGAATCCAAGGCCATGCTCGCCGCCGACAGTCGCGGCGTGCCGTTCGTGATCATGCAGGGCCGTCGTGGCGGCAGTGCCATGGCTGTTGCCGCCGTCAACGCACTGGCCACGGAGATCGAATGA